A genomic segment from Nitrosopumilus sp. K4 encodes:
- a CDS encoding M20/M25/M40 family metallo-hydrolase: MKPLTHVDSNMKNLVSDLQVLIRQPSVSAKNEGIEECAKLVKKLLQKSGIKSEILRLKKNVAPVVYGEIKSKSNPSKTLLFYNHYDVQPAEPFELWDDPPFSGKVKGNKIFGRGSSDDKGELITRIKAVEAFLKTTGDVPCNIKFVIEGEEETGSAHIEDYLKKYKKKFSCDGVIWEFGYVDSKNRPIVGLGMKGLLFVELSVTESIRDAHSSLAVLIKNPAWRLIEALKTIRGDDGKILIKDWYKDVAPLSKKDLQIISKEPFDEHSFKKEFGIKSFVGNKHGLEAKKALVGGATCNIAGFVSGYTGEGAKTVLPGKALVKIDFRLVPKMNPKKQVERLEKHLKSQGFSDVNIKVFHGEAAARTNPSDPFVTNVREAADESYGKSILNVSNAGTGPMFSFIDVLKAPCISIGSTYMFSRIHSPNEFTRIDLLKKTTKCICLIMEKFGNS, encoded by the coding sequence ATGAAACCGCTAACACATGTAGACTCTAATATGAAGAATCTTGTTTCAGATCTTCAAGTCTTAATTAGGCAACCAAGTGTTTCTGCAAAAAATGAAGGAATCGAAGAATGTGCAAAACTAGTAAAAAAATTACTGCAAAAATCTGGAATTAAATCTGAAATTTTACGTTTGAAAAAGAATGTGGCTCCTGTTGTTTACGGTGAAATCAAATCAAAATCAAATCCATCTAAGACCTTACTCTTTTACAATCATTATGATGTACAACCAGCTGAGCCTTTTGAGTTATGGGATGATCCCCCTTTTAGTGGAAAGGTAAAGGGAAACAAGATTTTTGGACGTGGCTCATCTGATGACAAAGGAGAATTAATCACTAGAATCAAGGCTGTTGAGGCATTTTTGAAAACTACTGGTGATGTTCCATGCAATATCAAATTTGTAATTGAAGGAGAAGAAGAAACAGGTAGTGCACACATTGAAGATTATCTAAAAAAATACAAAAAGAAATTCTCATGTGATGGTGTTATCTGGGAGTTTGGTTATGTTGATTCAAAGAATAGACCTATTGTTGGTCTTGGAATGAAAGGGCTGTTATTTGTAGAATTATCTGTGACTGAATCAATCCGTGATGCTCATTCCAGTTTGGCAGTATTGATCAAAAATCCTGCTTGGCGATTGATTGAAGCCCTAAAAACAATCAGAGGAGATGATGGAAAAATCCTCATCAAAGATTGGTACAAAGATGTTGCTCCTTTATCTAAAAAAGATCTTCAAATCATTTCAAAGGAGCCTTTTGATGAACATTCATTCAAAAAAGAATTTGGAATTAAATCCTTTGTTGGAAATAAACATGGGTTAGAAGCCAAAAAGGCTCTAGTTGGCGGTGCCACATGCAACATTGCCGGTTTTGTTTCTGGATATACTGGAGAAGGTGCAAAAACAGTTCTTCCTGGCAAGGCTCTGGTAAAAATTGATTTTAGATTGGTCCCAAAGATGAATCCAAAAAAACAGGTGGAGCGACTAGAGAAACATTTGAAATCTCAGGGATTTTCTGATGTCAATATCAAAGTTTTTCATGGTGAGGCAGCAGCAAGAACTAATCCATCTGATCCATTTGTAACAAATGTAAGAGAAGCAGCAGACGAATCCTATGGAAAATCTATTCTTAACGTTTCAAATGCCGGAACTGGTCCTATGTTTTCCTTTATTGATGTACTAAAGGCACCGTGCATTTCCATAGGAAGCACATACATGTTTTCAAGAATTCATTCTCCAAATGAATTTACTCGAATTGATTTGCTCAAAAAAACTACAAAATGTATTTGCTTGATAATGGAAAAATTTGGAAACTCTTAA
- a CDS encoding NAD(P)H-hydrate dehydratase, protein MAGKPLTLSLVKKFIPSRKAKSRKGENGIVLIVGGSYIYHGAPILSSIAALRCGTDLVYTAVPKINVSATRSVSPNLIVIPLVDQKLTRGAVNKLIGALPRNLDSATIGMGLAVQDKNALLLLIQSLLDRDVRLSLDASALIPEVLPLLADKNVVVTPHAGEFKRLFGIAPPNSKKERISLVEKCAKENGITVLLKGATDVISDGKTTFLNEKKTPGMTVGGTGDVLSGLVAGMLSKNRKPLESAAAATFINGLAGKATQKKLGLHMTSMDLLENLASVMKPFDKIV, encoded by the coding sequence ATGGCAGGCAAACCACTGACACTTTCTTTAGTAAAAAAATTCATCCCTTCTAGAAAGGCAAAATCCAGAAAAGGTGAAAACGGCATTGTTTTGATAGTTGGAGGAAGTTACATCTATCATGGCGCACCTATTTTGTCTTCTATTGCAGCCCTTAGATGTGGCACTGACCTAGTCTACACTGCTGTTCCAAAAATCAATGTTTCAGCAACTCGCTCTGTATCTCCAAACCTAATTGTCATTCCATTAGTTGATCAAAAATTAACTCGTGGCGCTGTAAACAAACTGATTGGTGCATTGCCAAGAAACTTGGATTCTGCAACAATTGGAATGGGATTGGCAGTTCAAGACAAAAACGCATTACTTCTTTTGATTCAATCTCTTTTAGACAGAGATGTTAGATTGTCTTTGGATGCAAGTGCTTTAATTCCTGAAGTCTTACCCCTGTTGGCAGACAAGAATGTAGTTGTGACCCCTCATGCTGGTGAATTCAAACGACTATTTGGAATTGCTCCTCCAAATTCAAAAAAAGAAAGAATTTCTTTGGTAGAAAAATGTGCAAAAGAAAATGGAATTACTGTTTTACTAAAAGGCGCAACTGATGTTATTTCAGATGGGAAGACCACTTTTCTAAATGAGAAAAAAACCCCTGGAATGACTGTTGGTGGAACTGGAGATGTTCTATCTGGATTGGTGGCAGGCATGTTGTCAAAAAATCGCAAACCCTTGGAGTCTGCAGCAGCAGCTACTTTTATCAATGGATTGGCAGGAAAAGCAACTCAAAAAAAACTTGGTTTACACATGACGTCTATGGACCTTTTAGAAAACCTCGCATCTGTTATGAAACCCTTTGATAAAATAGTGTGA
- a CDS encoding tRNA (adenine-N1)-methyltransferase, with translation MEKIKQNSPVLFYYNQSKKWLVKISKKESLHTHIGVLKHADAIGKEYGSRLTTNKDKYVYLLKPTIYDYIMKIQHGTQIVYPKDIGYIIARAGITSGQKILEIGTGSASLTSFVASVVKPRGHVYTFDVDEKFMKIAEKNLKKAGVSKYVTQEKLDLKTAKKLPMDDADVALIDLGDPWTVIPQVRKMLKGSGAIFAICPTMNQLEKLTQSLVENEFTDIESTEHILRTIEAREGKTRHSFQGIGHTTYLCYARKAFFEREKPKKRKKSTDK, from the coding sequence ATGGAAAAGATCAAACAAAATTCTCCTGTTTTGTTTTATTATAATCAATCAAAAAAATGGCTAGTCAAAATATCAAAAAAAGAATCTCTTCACACTCACATTGGTGTTCTAAAACATGCTGATGCAATAGGAAAAGAATACGGTTCTAGACTGACAACAAACAAAGACAAGTATGTCTATCTTTTGAAGCCAACCATCTACGACTACATAATGAAAATTCAACATGGGACTCAAATTGTATATCCCAAAGACATTGGATACATAATTGCACGAGCTGGCATTACAAGCGGTCAAAAGATTTTAGAAATTGGAACTGGCAGTGCATCACTTACTTCTTTTGTTGCAAGTGTTGTAAAACCAAGGGGTCATGTCTACACGTTTGATGTTGATGAAAAGTTTATGAAAATTGCAGAAAAAAATCTCAAAAAAGCTGGAGTATCAAAATATGTTACTCAGGAAAAATTAGATTTGAAAACTGCAAAGAAACTTCCTATGGATGATGCAGATGTTGCATTAATTGATTTGGGGGATCCTTGGACCGTAATTCCACAAGTTAGAAAAATGCTAAAGGGAAGCGGTGCCATTTTTGCAATATGTCCTACAATGAATCAACTTGAAAAATTAACTCAGTCTCTGGTTGAAAATGAATTTACTGACATTGAATCAACTGAGCATATTTTGAGAACTATTGAAGCACGAGAAGGAAAGACACGACACTCTTTTCAAGGTATTGGACACACAACATACCTTTGTTATGCCCGAAAGGCATTTTTTGAACGAGAAAAACCAAAGAAGAGAAAAAAATCTACTGATAAATAA
- the hsp20 gene encoding archaeal heat shock protein Hsp20: protein MWFDDQFEKTFRRLSDRFFNSGDVFEYPFGGQVQSYGPYYYGYEMTVGPDGKPHVREWGNTKPTTALTETGTREPYVDETINEKEQLLKLVTEMPGIEKSDISVNIADNTVSISATRGDRKYSAKVPLKYKVDENSAKAKYTNGILELTLKLAEEKPKGKVVSVE from the coding sequence ATGTGGTTTGATGACCAATTCGAAAAAACATTTCGAAGATTGTCTGACCGCTTTTTTAATTCGGGCGACGTCTTCGAATATCCATTTGGAGGCCAAGTCCAATCTTATGGACCATATTATTATGGCTATGAAATGACTGTGGGGCCTGATGGGAAACCCCATGTTAGAGAATGGGGAAATACAAAACCTACTACTGCGCTAACAGAGACGGGCACAAGAGAACCATACGTTGATGAAACAATCAACGAAAAAGAACAACTGCTCAAACTAGTGACAGAAATGCCAGGAATTGAAAAGTCTGACATATCTGTAAACATTGCAGACAACACTGTTTCTATCTCTGCTACTAGAGGAGACAGAAAGTACAGTGCCAAGGTTCCACTCAAGTACAAAGTAGATGAAAACTCTGCAAAAGCAAAATACACAAACGGAATACTTGAACTGACACTCAAGCTTGCCGAAGAGAAACCAAAAGGCAAGGTAGTGTCAGTTGAATAG
- a CDS encoding arginine--tRNA ligase yields the protein MSFKSLIDEIENNLKKILEDLSQSDIPFSVEPAKPGFGDASSNVSFLLAKRLKQSPKEIAEMLSEKYEKCQNTLVLKSEAHTSGYLNFFADWKKLSQLILSESVLPEFGEIDLGKNSTIVVEHTSVNPNKALHIGHIRNIIIGDTVSRILDKSHYHVNVLNYIDDSGLQVADIIVGFRHFGFDQDPPNDKKFDHYCGDDVYVKTTEKYETDPSLEEIRKNTLKELEEGDSDTAKFADVITRRVLSAQLETCWNLGISYDCLNFESQIIRSGLWSKIFEKLKEMGMIEFEKEGKNSGCWVIRGEGKEEDKVIVRSNGTATYIAKDIPYAAWKLGLVDDPFNYEKYEKNQPSGRQLWQTTLNSSTEPKQNFSGQKVITVIDSRQARLQKIITSLMAKFKSVDDAYVHLGYESVTLSADTAKTLGLETDGKQAQMSGRKGLYVNADSVYELLKNKTIEETKKRHPEMSNEDIEKIAHQVSVGTLRYEMIKQDLDKIIAFDLTKSLSLEGDTAPYIQYTHARSARIIEKSGRTPSIDVDYGLLNEKSELDLIRGIGLFDIQVRDAAKNLSPKVIARYCHDLAVSFNSFYEHVHVLDLGDEKLEDSRLCLVNAFKSAIEKSLDLLGISAPDKM from the coding sequence ATGTCGTTTAAATCTCTTATTGATGAAATTGAAAATAATCTAAAGAAAATACTAGAGGATCTGTCTCAATCAGACATTCCTTTTTCTGTGGAGCCTGCAAAACCTGGTTTTGGCGATGCCAGTTCTAATGTTTCTTTTTTACTTGCAAAACGACTCAAACAAAGCCCTAAGGAAATTGCAGAAATGTTGTCTGAAAAATACGAAAAATGCCAAAACACACTTGTTTTAAAATCAGAAGCACATACGTCTGGATATCTTAACTTTTTTGCAGACTGGAAAAAACTCAGCCAACTGATTTTATCTGAATCTGTCTTGCCCGAATTTGGTGAAATTGATCTTGGAAAAAATTCTACAATTGTTGTAGAACACACCAGTGTAAATCCAAACAAAGCTCTGCATATTGGCCATATTCGAAATATCATTATTGGTGACACTGTGTCTAGAATTTTAGACAAATCTCATTACCATGTAAATGTTCTAAATTACATTGATGATTCTGGATTACAAGTTGCTGATATTATAGTTGGCTTTAGACACTTTGGATTTGATCAAGATCCTCCAAATGATAAAAAATTTGATCATTATTGTGGTGATGATGTTTATGTTAAAACTACTGAAAAATACGAAACAGATCCTAGTTTGGAAGAAATAAGAAAAAATACTCTAAAAGAACTTGAAGAGGGTGACTCTGATACTGCAAAGTTTGCTGATGTGATTACAAGACGTGTATTGTCCGCACAACTAGAAACCTGCTGGAACCTAGGAATCTCTTATGATTGCTTGAACTTTGAATCTCAAATTATTCGTTCTGGATTATGGAGTAAAATCTTTGAAAAACTCAAAGAAATGGGAATGATCGAATTTGAAAAAGAGGGGAAAAATTCTGGTTGTTGGGTGATTAGAGGAGAGGGAAAAGAAGAAGATAAAGTAATTGTGCGCAGTAATGGTACTGCTACATACATTGCAAAAGACATTCCCTATGCTGCATGGAAACTTGGTCTTGTAGATGATCCATTTAATTATGAAAAATATGAAAAAAACCAACCCTCTGGAAGACAGTTGTGGCAAACTACGTTGAATTCCTCTACAGAGCCAAAACAGAATTTTTCAGGACAGAAAGTTATCACTGTAATTGATTCTAGACAAGCGCGGTTACAAAAAATCATCACCTCGTTGATGGCCAAATTCAAATCTGTTGATGATGCATATGTTCATCTTGGATACGAATCTGTAACTCTTAGTGCAGATACTGCAAAAACTTTGGGATTGGAAACTGATGGAAAACAAGCTCAAATGTCTGGCCGAAAAGGCTTGTATGTAAATGCAGATTCTGTTTATGAATTATTGAAAAACAAAACAATTGAGGAAACAAAAAAGAGACATCCGGAAATGTCTAATGAAGACATAGAAAAAATCGCCCACCAGGTTTCTGTTGGAACGCTTCGCTATGAAATGATAAAACAAGATCTTGATAAAATTATTGCATTTGATTTGACCAAATCTCTTAGTTTGGAAGGTGATACTGCTCCATACATACAGTATACCCATGCAAGATCTGCAAGAATTATTGAGAAATCTGGAAGAACTCCTTCCATTGATGTTGATTATGGTTTGCTGAATGAAAAATCAGAACTGGATTTGATTAGGGGAATTGGTTTGTTTGATATCCAAGTTCGTGATGCTGCAAAGAACCTTTCTCCAAAAGTGATTGCAAGATATTGTCATGATTTGGCAGTGTCATTCAATTCATTTTATGAACATGTGCATGTTTTGGATTTGGGTGATGAGAAATTAGAAGATTCTAGATTGTGTCTGGTTAATGCATTCAAATCTGCAATTGAAAAATCACTTGACTTGCTAGGTATTTCTGCACCTGATAAGATGTAA
- a CDS encoding phosphoglycolate phosphatase, producing the protein MKPKTFAVDIDGTITENGGGRINLDALAALRHLKNMGHNVIFVTGRSSIEGFLLSVFGGTTKIAVGENGGCITLDSYDHVKLGDITKCQEAFQIIRKEIDNVIEKPVFPRMTEVVLERTFDLDFAKKIVDEKNLDVVLSDSQYAFHINSAGIDKGFGFTEIMKRLSISKDDVIAIGDSATDVPLFKVAKTSIALGNASEDVQSEATMVVSAKAGDGVLEALDKLAPKLSEI; encoded by the coding sequence GTGAAACCTAAAACATTTGCTGTAGATATTGATGGAACGATCACTGAAAATGGTGGCGGTAGAATTAATCTTGATGCTCTTGCTGCTCTTAGACACCTCAAAAACATGGGTCATAATGTGATCTTTGTAACAGGCCGCTCCTCAATTGAAGGGTTTCTTTTGTCTGTATTTGGTGGAACAACTAAAATCGCTGTTGGCGAAAATGGTGGATGTATAACTCTTGATTCTTATGATCATGTCAAACTAGGAGATATCACAAAATGCCAAGAAGCGTTTCAAATAATTAGAAAAGAAATTGATAATGTTATCGAAAAACCTGTATTTCCAAGGATGACAGAAGTTGTTTTAGAAAGAACATTTGATTTAGATTTTGCAAAAAAGATTGTTGATGAAAAAAACCTAGATGTTGTTTTATCTGACAGCCAATATGCATTTCACATAAACTCTGCAGGTATTGATAAGGGATTTGGATTTACTGAAATTATGAAGCGCCTTTCTATTTCAAAAGATGATGTGATTGCAATTGGTGATAGTGCAACTGATGTTCCGTTATTCAAAGTTGCCAAAACAAGCATTGCGCTTGGAAATGCATCAGAAGATGTTCAATCTGAGGCTACTATGGTCGTGTCTGCTAAGGCTGGAGATGGAGTTTTAGAAGCACTAGATAAATTAGCACCAAAATTATCGGAGATATAG
- a CDS encoding DUF6659 family protein: MDFEKLCKDVMSLDSKIRFSMAVVEGKQKFGGYRFDTVGILDSDELEKSIWYAFERMEGRQMQEHKLGKIKYALAEYENVKRVTFPLEQKTMLLVSMDTDSNHDEIIKKILHLIHA, translated from the coding sequence ATGGATTTTGAAAAATTATGCAAAGATGTCATGTCTTTGGATTCTAAAATTCGCTTTTCCATGGCGGTGGTTGAAGGAAAACAAAAGTTTGGAGGTTATAGATTTGACACTGTCGGAATTCTGGATTCTGATGAACTAGAAAAATCCATCTGGTATGCCTTTGAACGAATGGAAGGCAGGCAAATGCAAGAGCACAAACTTGGAAAGATAAAATATGCTCTTGCTGAATATGAGAATGTAAAGAGAGTTACATTTCCCTTAGAACAAAAAACAATGCTTCTTGTAAGTATGGATACCGATTCCAATCATGATGAAATAATCAAAAAAATTCTTCACTTAATCCATGCTTAG
- a CDS encoding DUF504 domain-containing protein — MKKGVIEEIFSKAQFADNPSEYKIYYRDFERITETTLPNFIKESDNFQTIPISRIEKIERNDTVLFEKKKEVE, encoded by the coding sequence ATGAAAAAAGGAGTCATCGAGGAAATTTTCAGTAAGGCACAATTTGCAGACAATCCAAGCGAGTACAAAATTTACTACAGGGATTTTGAAAGAATAACAGAGACAACACTACCAAATTTTATCAAAGAATCAGATAATTTTCAAACAATTCCTATTTCGAGAATAGAAAAAATTGAAAGGAATGATACCGTTTTATTTGAAAAGAAAAAAGAGGTAGAATAG
- a CDS encoding GTP-binding protein: MGIPEKIKAIQDEMARTQINKATEHHLGLLKAKIAKLKREQEDKDTKKSGAKTDGFDVRRAGDATVVFIGLPSVGKSTLLNKLTDAKSTVGAFQFTTLTVVPGMMEYRGAKIQVLDLPGIIKGASSGKGLGKRILSVARSADLVLLVLDVFQPYHEDVLVNELGNIGIRLNQLPPNITIEKAPMGGIAVAQQVKLTKISEKHLKDILHLYGIISARVVIREDITSEQLADHIAGNISYSKSLTILNKIDLVDKEFLKDLKTKIKSDVIEVSANSDINIELLKEKIYQKLSFIRIYMKPKGGETDYKEPLIAREGDTVEDICNKLHRRMKRDFRYGLVWGKSVKFGGQRVGLNHILQDEDVLTIIKNRGV, from the coding sequence TTGGGAATTCCAGAAAAAATCAAAGCCATTCAAGATGAAATGGCAAGAACACAAATTAACAAAGCTACAGAACACCATTTAGGATTACTAAAAGCAAAAATTGCAAAATTAAAAAGAGAACAAGAAGACAAAGACACTAAAAAAAGTGGTGCAAAAACAGATGGTTTTGATGTAAGACGAGCTGGAGATGCAACTGTTGTTTTCATAGGGTTGCCAAGCGTAGGGAAATCTACATTGTTAAACAAATTAACAGATGCAAAATCCACAGTAGGAGCATTTCAATTCACAACATTGACAGTAGTTCCAGGAATGATGGAGTACAGAGGAGCCAAAATACAGGTATTAGATTTACCAGGAATTATCAAAGGGGCGTCAAGCGGAAAGGGGCTTGGAAAAAGAATTTTGTCAGTTGCAAGAAGTGCAGATTTAGTACTGTTGGTGTTAGATGTTTTTCAACCGTATCATGAAGATGTTTTGGTAAACGAATTAGGAAACATAGGAATTAGACTGAATCAGTTACCACCAAACATTACAATTGAGAAGGCACCAATGGGAGGAATCGCAGTTGCACAACAAGTCAAATTAACAAAAATTTCAGAAAAACATCTTAAAGATATTCTTCATCTTTACGGAATAATCAGTGCAAGAGTAGTAATCAGAGAAGACATCACATCAGAGCAATTAGCAGATCATATTGCAGGAAACATTAGCTATTCAAAATCACTGACAATACTCAACAAGATAGATTTAGTAGACAAAGAATTCCTCAAAGATTTGAAAACAAAAATTAAATCAGATGTAATCGAAGTTTCTGCAAATTCAGATATTAACATTGAATTATTGAAAGAAAAAATTTACCAAAAACTCAGCTTTATCAGAATTTACATGAAACCAAAAGGAGGTGAAACAGATTACAAAGAACCATTGATTGCAAGAGAAGGAGACACAGTTGAAGACATTTGTAACAAACTTCATCGTCGGATGAAAAGAGATTTCAGATATGGGCTAGTATGGGGTAAAAGTGTTAAATTTGGGGGACAAAGAGTAGGATTGAATCATATTTTACAAGATGAAGATGTTTTAACAATAATTAAAAATCGAGGAGTATAA
- a CDS encoding collagen-like protein, which translates to MEFTQTIVSSSRIEIQGQAPFKQSGVYEVQISISTSKPSDDSIRTKQFQSLWRGNYHLRVKDGVFSETLGSNENPIPQSVYDYDKIWIIVVDLFSSLHSVFDVSLGGKSEVKSKSQPTSETKTETVSDKPKQKPKQKTTPPSISTPTTGPPGDKGPTGPQGPVGDKGPQGPPGPQGPPGEKGLPGPQGPPGDKGSTGDKGPQGDKGLTGEKGISGDKGITGDKGDKGDKGPTGPPGDKGDKGPTGPPGDKGPSGLKGPLGEKGDKGPTGPSGDKGPTGLRGIVGEKGDKGPQGPPGDKGLTGPTGPSGEKGPTGQAGVQGEKGIQGPPGPVGEKGPAGPVGEKGPVGPPGPVGDKGLTGPTGPHGEKGPLGPPGPIGEKGQRGPEGPVGEKGPQGPQGPAGAKGLTGVPGPQGEKGDKGVVGGPGEKGPTGPPGPVGDKGPQGPQGPQGERGSAGPPGEKGPQGPQGIQGPQGERGPTGPLGPIGEQGPIGEQGPVGPAGPRGPPGPPGEKGPAGGMSSEQKAIFKELLEILTNKNIISTEEQIKLMSYLY; encoded by the coding sequence TTGGAATTCACACAAACGATTGTGTCTTCTTCAAGAATAGAAATTCAAGGCCAAGCTCCTTTTAAACAATCAGGTGTATATGAGGTTCAAATTTCAATTTCTACATCAAAGCCTTCTGATGATAGTATTAGAACAAAACAGTTTCAGTCATTATGGAGAGGAAATTACCATCTGAGAGTTAAAGATGGTGTATTTTCAGAAACCTTGGGTTCTAATGAAAATCCCATTCCTCAATCAGTTTATGATTATGATAAAATTTGGATTATAGTAGTAGATCTCTTCTCTTCATTACATTCTGTCTTTGACGTATCTTTGGGTGGAAAATCTGAGGTTAAATCAAAATCTCAACCTACATCTGAAACAAAGACTGAAACAGTTTCCGATAAACCAAAACAAAAACCAAAACAAAAAACAACTCCTCCTTCTATCTCAACACCTACTACAGGTCCACCAGGTGACAAAGGCCCTACAGGTCCACAAGGTCCAGTCGGTGACAAAGGTCCACAAGGACCACCCGGTCCACAAGGTCCTCCTGGGGAAAAAGGTCTGCCCGGTCCACAAGGACCACCCGGTGACAAAGGTTCTACTGGTGACAAAGGTCCACAAGGCGACAAAGGATTAACAGGAGAAAAAGGAATTTCTGGTGACAAAGGAATTACTGGTGACAAAGGTGACAAAGGTGACAAAGGCCCTACAGGTCCACCCGGTGACAAAGGTGACAAAGGCCCTACAGGTCCACCCGGTGACAAAGGTCCATCTGGACTTAAAGGTCCATTGGGAGAAAAAGGTGACAAAGGTCCTACAGGTCCCTCTGGTGACAAAGGCCCCACTGGACTACGTGGAATAGTTGGAGAAAAAGGTGACAAAGGTCCACAAGGTCCACCCGGTGACAAAGGTCTTACAGGTCCCACAGGTCCATCAGGAGAAAAAGGTCCCACAGGTCAAGCTGGTGTTCAGGGTGAAAAAGGAATTCAAGGTCCCCCCGGCCCAGTAGGAGAAAAAGGTCCTGCCGGCCCAGTAGGAGAAAAAGGTCCAGTCGGTCCACCCGGTCCAGTCGGTGACAAAGGTCTTACAGGTCCCACAGGTCCACACGGAGAAAAAGGTCCATTAGGTCCACCTGGCCCAATAGGAGAAAAAGGTCAACGAGGTCCAGAAGGTCCAGTAGGAGAAAAAGGTCCACAAGGTCCACAAGGTCCTGCAGGAGCTAAAGGTCTTACAGGAGTCCCAGGTCCTCAGGGAGAAAAAGGTGACAAAGGTGTTGTAGGTGGCCCTGGAGAAAAAGGCCCTACAGGTCCACCCGGTCCAGTCGGTGACAAAGGTCCACAAGGTCCACAAGGTCCACAAGGAGAAAGAGGTTCAGCAGGTCCACCAGGAGAAAAAGGTCCACAAGGTCCACAAGGTATTCAAGGTCCACAAGGAGAAAGAGGCCCAACAGGTCCTTTGGGCCCAATAGGTGAACAAGGCCCAATAGGTGAACAAGGCCCAGTCGGTCCAGCAGGTCCAAGAGGTCCACCCGGTCCACCCGGAGAAAAAGGTCCAGCAGGAGGGATGTCGTCTGAACAAAAAGCAATATTCAAAGAACTTTTAGAAATTCTAACCAACAAAAATATTATTTCTACTGAAGAACAAATCAAATTAATGAGTTATCTTTACTAG
- a CDS encoding tetratricopeptide repeat protein yields MKRPFGKKKKESKDSVEIKVKSEPEKKEETSLVDSDYNRKKLFKKGINLMADEKLEEAAVVFEQALRIDPQNVETLMKLGYARFHLDEHGEALKVYDKILDIDVTNPEAWNLKALVHYEQNNYAKALDAVEKAIESDPTYGMAWYNKACYLSLLNQVPESLEALKRSIEIDVKNARKSVRDKDFANVRIEEGFKRINEVVVLESIRQGYHTLGAIVWTTFLDKADADDALNKLLEKGLIVQNEKRDGLSRIPVYDLAPEVADKMGKEKKGLFGITRKKLPTPIKNLKELSLAIQSVRDAIEEEDVEKTMNVFDEFIDSTKSGEQMIELFFDEHREIRLWKIRLKDRGVDYLIENKDKMLNLFDNVEVTITKKLRNEIS; encoded by the coding sequence GTGAAGAGACCGTTCGGTAAAAAAAAGAAGGAAAGTAAGGATTCTGTCGAAATCAAGGTAAAATCAGAGCCTGAAAAAAAAGAAGAAACAAGTCTTGTAGATTCAGATTATAATCGTAAAAAATTATTCAAAAAAGGCATCAACCTCATGGCTGATGAAAAATTAGAAGAGGCAGCAGTAGTATTTGAGCAGGCATTAAGAATAGATCCACAAAATGTAGAAACTTTGATGAAACTAGGCTATGCAAGATTTCACTTAGATGAACATGGAGAGGCACTCAAAGTATATGACAAAATTTTAGATATCGATGTTACAAATCCTGAGGCCTGGAATCTAAAGGCGCTGGTACATTATGAACAAAACAATTATGCAAAAGCATTAGATGCAGTTGAGAAAGCAATAGAATCAGATCCAACATATGGAATGGCATGGTACAACAAAGCATGTTACCTATCATTGTTAAATCAAGTTCCAGAATCATTAGAAGCACTAAAACGGTCAATTGAAATCGATGTAAAGAATGCAAGAAAATCTGTCAGAGATAAAGACTTTGCAAATGTAAGAATTGAAGAAGGTTTTAAGAGAATTAACGAAGTCGTAGTTTTAGAATCCATCAGACAAGGATACCACACATTAGGGGCAATTGTTTGGACTACATTTTTGGATAAGGCAGATGCAGATGATGCATTAAACAAATTACTTGAGAAGGGATTGATTGTTCAAAATGAAAAACGTGATGGTCTTAGTAGAATTCCAGTTTATGATCTTGCACCAGAAGTTGCCGATAAGATGGGAAAAGAGAAGAAAGGACTGTTTGGAATTACAAGAAAGAAATTACCAACGCCAATAAAGAATCTAAAAGAGCTCAGTCTTGCCATTCAATCAGTCAGGGATGCAATTGAAGAAGAAGATGTGGAAAAAACAATGAATGTTTTTGATGAATTTATAGACTCGACTAAATCTGGAGAACAGATGATTGAGTTATTCTTTGACGAGCATAGAGAAATTAGATTGTGGAAAATCAGATTAAAAGACAGAGGAGTAGATTATTTGATTGAGAACAAAGACAAGATGCTTAATCTGTTTGACAATGTCGAAGTAACAATTACAAAAAAACTAAGAAACGAAATCTCTTAG